The sequence below is a genomic window from Candidatus Effluviviaceae Genus I sp..
GGACGGAGGGCACCGTGAGCGTTCTCGCGGAACGGCGCATGGCGCGGCAGGTGTCGGTCGGCGGCGTGCGGATCGGCGGCGGTGCGCCTGTCTCGGTACAGTCCATGACGAACACGAGGACCGAGGACGCCCCCGCGACGCTCGCTCAGATCGCGCGGATGGCCGACGCCGGCTGCGACATCGTGCGCGTCGCGGTGCCGGGGCGCGAGGCGGCGGCGGCGCTCCGCGAGATCGTCGCCGGCTCGCCCATCCCGGTCGTCGCCGACGTCCACTTCGACCACCGGCTCGCGCTCGCGGCCGCGGAGGCGGGAGCGCACGGACTGCGCATCAACCCGGGGAACATCGGCGGACTCGGCCGGGCGCGTGAGGTCGCCGACGCGGCGCGCGCGCGGGGCATCCCCATCCGCATCGGCGTGAACGCCGGCTCGCTCGAGCGCGACATCCTCGAACGCGAAGGACGCCCTACGGCGGCCGGCATGGTCGAGAGCGCGATGCGCCACGCCGAGATCCTCGAGTCGGCCGGGTTCCGGGACATCGTGCTGTCGCTCAAGGCGTCCGACGTTCTCATGACCGTCGAGGCGAACCGCCTCGTGGCGGCCCGGTGCGACCATCCGCTCCACCTCGGCGTGACCGAGGCGGGTACCGTCGCGACCGGCGCCGTGCGGTCGGCGGTCGGCATCGGGCTCCTCCTCGCCGAGGGCATCGGCGACACCATCCGCGTCTCGCTCGCGGGCCCACCCGAGGAGGAGGTGCGGGCCGGCCGCGCCATCCTGTCGTCGCTGGGCCTTCGGCGGCGCGGGGTGACGGTCATCGCGTGCCCGACGTGCGGGCGCACCACGCTCGACGTCCAGCGCATCGCCGAGCGCGTGGAGGCCGAGACCGCGTCGCTCCATGCGGACCTCGTGGTCGCCGTGATGGGCTGCGCCGTGAACGGGCCCGGCGAAGCGCGGGAGGCCGACGTCGGCATCGCCGGGGGCGGGGAGACGGTGGTCCTCTTCAGAAAGGGGGAGCGCGTCGCGGTGATTGAGGGTACACTCGCCCTCGAGCGTCTTCTCTCGGAGGTTCGGGAAATGGCCGGCCGGGCGACGGCCGGACCGGGCCCGCGGGGAAACACGGAGGGCGGGCGATGAGGCGGATCTACGACGTAGGCGCGGCGGGCGTGGCGGAGGTCGCCGCGGGGAAGGGGCGCATCTACGTCTTCGTCGATCCGGACGAGAGCGACCGGCGCGTGCTCCTCGACGAGTTCCGCATCGACGAGCACACGCTGAGCTCGGCGCTCGACCCCGACGAGCTTGCGAGGCTCGAGTTCGAGACCGACCACGCCGCGCTCATCTTCAAGCGGCCGAAGAACCTCTCGCTCGAGGGTCAGCTTCTCTTCGAGATCTCCTCGGCGGGCATGTTCCTCTTCCGCGACAAGCTCGCCATCGTGAGCGCCGAAGACCTCGAGCTGTTCGACGGAAGCAAGCAGTTCGCGAAGTGCCAGTCGCTGCCGGACGTCGTGCTCCGCGTCCTCAACCGCACCATCAGCCACTTCCGGGGCCACCTCAAGGTCATCAACATGTGCGCCGAGGACATCGAGGAGAAGGTCGCCGGCGCGCTTCAGAACAAGTACCTCCTGAGCCTGTTCACGCTCGAGAAGAGCCTCGTGTACTACGTCTCGGCGATCCACTCCAACGGCCTTCTCCTCGACAAGCTCAAGATAGCGACTGGGAGGCTGGCGTTCTCCCCGGAGGCCGTCGAGCTTCTCGACGACATCGCCGTGGACAACACCGAGTGCCTCAAGCGCGCGGAGATCTACGCGAACATCCTCGCAAGCCTCATGGACGCCCGCGCGTCCATCGTGAGCAACAACCTGAAC
It includes:
- a CDS encoding magnesium transporter CorA family protein, whose translation is MRRIYDVGAAGVAEVAAGKGRIYVFVDPDESDRRVLLDEFRIDEHTLSSALDPDELARLEFETDHAALIFKRPKNLSLEGQLLFEISSAGMFLFRDKLAIVSAEDLELFDGSKQFAKCQSLPDVVLRVLNRTISHFRGHLKVINMCAEDIEEKVAGALQNKYLLSLFTLEKSLVYYVSAIHSNGLLLDKLKIATGRLAFSPEAVELLDDIAVDNTECLKRAEIYANILASLMDARASIVSNNLNVIMKTLTLITIGVMFPTFVVSAFSMNVPLPWNLKDSPLAFYGILVLGGISVMIVLALQRMKKW
- the ispG gene encoding flavodoxin-dependent (E)-4-hydroxy-3-methylbut-2-enyl-diphosphate synthase, whose product is MARQVSVGGVRIGGGAPVSVQSMTNTRTEDAPATLAQIARMADAGCDIVRVAVPGREAAAALREIVAGSPIPVVADVHFDHRLALAAAEAGAHGLRINPGNIGGLGRAREVADAARARGIPIRIGVNAGSLERDILEREGRPTAAGMVESAMRHAEILESAGFRDIVLSLKASDVLMTVEANRLVAARCDHPLHLGVTEAGTVATGAVRSAVGIGLLLAEGIGDTIRVSLAGPPEEEVRAGRAILSSLGLRRRGVTVIACPTCGRTTLDVQRIAERVEAETASLHADLVVAVMGCAVNGPGEAREADVGIAGGGETVVLFRKGERVAVIEGTLALERLLSEVREMAGRATAGPGPRGNTEGGR